Proteins encoded together in one Benincasa hispida cultivar B227 chromosome 1, ASM972705v1, whole genome shotgun sequence window:
- the LOC120077999 gene encoding uncharacterized protein LOC120077999 — translation MKGILRFSRKGKLSPRFIGPFEVLEQVGPVAYHLALPPTLSSVHNVFHVSMLKKYVADPSHIFDYEPLQLNDNLSYKEKPIKILAREVKTLPHREIAFVKVLWQNHQFREATWEREDEMKAQYPELFQG, via the coding sequence ATGAAGGGTATTCTGAGGTTTAGTAGGAAAGGAAAGTTGAGtccgagattcattggacctttcgaggtcctGGAACAAGTTGGCCCTGTAGCTTACCATTTGGCCTTGCCCCCAACAttgtcttcagttcataatgtcttccatgtttcgatgctaaAAAAGTATGTGGCAGACCCGTCCCATATATTTGACTACGAGCCCTTACAGTTGAATGATAACTTGAGCTACAAGGAGAAGCCCATAAAGATTCTTGCTAGAGAAGTAAAGACATTGCCCCATCGAGAAATTGCTTTCGTGAAAGTTCTATGGCAGAACCATCAGTTCAGGGAAGCCACCTGGGAGCGAGAGGACGAGATGAAGGCCCAGTACCCGGAGCTTTTTCAAggatga
- the LOC120078010 gene encoding uncharacterized protein LOC120078010 — protein MRQRRWLELVKDYDCEILYHPGKANVVADALSRKVAHFAALITRQTHLRRELERAEIAAVVGKVATQLAQLSVQQSLRQKIIDAQRDDPCLEKRVRRVESGQDIEFSVSAEGGLLYQGHLCVPVISDIKDELLSKAHSSLFSVHPGSTKMYQDLKRYY, from the coding sequence ATGAGGCAAAGAAGGTGGTTGGAACTAGTAAAGGATTATGACTGTGAAATCTTGTACCACCCGGGGAAAGCAAACGTAGTGGCAGATGCTTTAAGCAGAAAGGTGGCCCATTTCGCAGCTCTCATTACCAGACAGACTCATTTACGTAGGGAACTGGAGAGGGCAGAGATTGCAGCAGTCGTGGGGAAGGTCGCGACACAGTTAGCACAGTTGTCGGTGCAACAAAGCTTAAGGCAAAAGATTATTGATGCACAGCGAGACGACCCTTGTTTGGAGAAGAGAGTTCGTAGAGTGGAGTCAGGACAGGATATCGAATTCTCTGTGTCAGCAGAAGGTGGCCTCCTTTATCAGGGGCATCTGTGTGTGCCGGTGATTAGTGACATTAAGGATGAGCTGTTGTCAAAGGCTCATAGTTCCCTATTCTCTGTCCACCCCGGCAGCACCAAGATGTACCAGGATCTGAAACGATACTATTAg